The Rissa tridactyla isolate bRisTri1 chromosome 1, bRisTri1.patW.cur.20221130, whole genome shotgun sequence DNA segment GTGGCCTTCGGGCCAAGGGACACAAACGTGAGGACAAAGCCACGCTGGGGACCCGCGGAGCGCTGGCCACAGGGGTGGGCCCAGCGGGGCTCCCACagaaggcaggagggggaaagcCACGTCACCTCCGGCGGCTACGGGCATAAACAAACGCTGCTCCCCGAGCACCCCTGCGGCGGCTGGCGCCACCTGGACAGACGCGTTCCAGCGGGCCCCCGCGCACAGACACGCCGGGGGCCGAGCCCACGCGGGGCACGGCGCAACGAAACAACAGGGAGAGAACTCCGGCCGTCAGCGCCATctcgcttcctcctcctcctcttcctcctcccggcccgggcgggcggcCCCCCTTCCTCCGCCCCCGCGCTGACGTGGCCCTACTCTCCCCAGATACAGCGCACGGCCGCCGCtctgctccgctccgctccccgacCGCAGCGCGCCGCCGGCGGCCTCCCCCGGTTCCGCACTCCGCGCGGGCAGCCGGGCCTCCGCACCCCCCCCGCAGCCCACGCCGCTGCGCGGAAGGCGAGCGCCCGCTCCCCCTCCAGGCGGGACCTGCGCGGGGACGCGCCACACGGACACGGGCGCGCTCGcgctcccgctcccctccgcgcGCGCAGCCCGCCAGCCCCTTGCACCGAACtccgcgcgcctccgcgcgcccCGGCTCTATTTGTTTACAGTCGATTACGTCACCCActcaaccaccaccaccccccgccgcGCGCCGGCCCCACCCCCGCTACTCCCGTCACAATGGTGCGATCGCTCGATTGGCGGcggcgcgccctcccccccccccccggcgccctgACGCCACTTCCTCCCCCGGCGGCTATAAGAGGCAGCGTCCGGCAAGCAGCTCCCTTCGCCCCTCGCAGCAGGAGATGCGGGGTGCGCTGCCgcggccgccgctgctgccgccgcccccaCCCTGCCGCAGGAAGAGGAGGCGGAGGCTGCCGCCCCCGGGATGTGAGCTGGGCTCCGCCGCCCGCTCCTCTCCCAGTTagagccgccccgtcccgtctCCGCTCCGTtcagccccgccgccccgtcccATCCCGCTCCAGCGCCGGCCGCCCCGGAGAGCtggctgccgcccgccgccgcctccatgCATCCCGCCCTGTACACCCGGGCCAGCATGATACGCGAGATCGCCGCGGCCGTGGGCTTCATCTCCAAGTTCCTTCGGACCAAGGGGCTGATGAACGAGCGGCAGCTGCAGACCTTCAGCCAGagcctgcaggagctgctggcaggtgaGGGCGGCGCGGGCGCGGCGGGAGCCGCTCTCCCCCCGACCCCCAGCTCCGGGCGCGGAGCTGCGCtgaccccgccgccgccgtgggGGCCGCCTGCCCGGGCCCGGCAGGGCCGCCCGACGGCGGCAGcgccggaggcgggggggggggaggggtgagGCGGAGAGCAACCCCTCCGAGGGGCTGTAGCCGGTGCGGGGTGGCGAGCGGGGCTGCGCGGCCGCGGGTCGCCCTTtgcggggaccccccccgcccgTGCGGAGCCGGTCCCGGCGGGTGGGGGCGGCAGGAGCGGGCTGTAAACAAAAGGGGCTCGGGTTTCGCGCAGGCagctccccccctcccaccctcgGCTCCGCAGACAAAAGCTTTTGGAGCAGCCCGGACTTGGGCTCCGCTCCAAGGGCCCGGTTTCCAGAAGGAAAAACGCTCcgaagttgcttttttttcttttttgtccggTAAAATTCAGCGGTAGACGATGTGTGtctcttcccctttcttctgGAAACGTCTCATAGCCGGCCGGCAGCCCCGGTTAGGGTCAAAATACCGAGGGGTTTCTTCGCTACCCCATGGGTTTTGTAATCCCGAGCCCATGTCCCACCCTGTGTGCTTTGGTGGTGGCCACAAGTAGCCTCAGACCGGTAGGGTTTTGGGTGGGATAAAAACTCCTAAGGTAAGTGAAGTCATTGGTATCTCGCCCTGGAAAACAGGCTGGGAAGCGCAGTGGTGAAATACAGCTTGAGTCAGTCGGTAAATGCTGCCCAGCGCCTTCCCTAGTTATTTTTGGGTGTTCTTAGAATGTGAGGAATCAAGCAATGGGTGTGATCTCAAGAGGATGCTGGGAaggagcttttttccttctcGGTTCATGGAATTTTGAAGCCCTTGAGTTTTTCTGCTGTGTATGTaatcacttctgtatttttatatttgtttctatGAATGCCAGGAAGTTGCATTTCACTCCTTTCAGATGGCAGACATTGTATACGGTAGCACAAAACAGTAACTTTATACATGAGTACTTCCCAAGGGCCGCTGCACTTATGTAAATTATCAGCAAAAATAAAGGCTGTAATGATTTTTCAGGGCACTTGATGCTAAAATAATAAGCTTTTCAACATCTTGAGGTGTGAAATTTGCAAGAGAACAATGATCACTGTTAAATCTTTTTGAATACAGAATTAAGGaggataatcttttttttttattttatagaacaTTATAAACACCACTGGTTCCCAGAAAAGCCATGCAAGGGATCAGGTTACCGATGTATCCGGATCAACCATAAAATGGATCCTCTCATTGGACAGGCAGCACAGCGGATTGGATTGAGCAGTCAGGAACTGTTCCAGCTTCTTCC contains these protein-coding regions:
- the BTG1 gene encoding protein BTG1; the protein is MHPALYTRASMIREIAAAVGFISKFLRTKGLMNERQLQTFSQSLQELLAEHYKHHWFPEKPCKGSGYRCIRINHKMDPLIGQAAQRIGLSSQELFQLLPSELTLWVDPYEVSYRIGEDGSICVLYEAAPAGGSQNNTNMQMVDSRISCKEELLLGRTSPSKSYNMMTVSG